A genomic window from Synechococcus sp. CBW1107 includes:
- a CDS encoding peptide chain release factor 3 — MTSSSSTKEALNGAVDPEQQALAEAVARRRNFAIISHPDAGKTTLTEKLLLYGGAIQQAGAVKAKGEQRKVTSDWMELEKQRGISITSTVLQFDYDGSTINLLDTPGHQDFSEDTYRTLAAADNAVMLEDAAKGLEPQTRKLFEVCRMRRIPIFTFINKMDRPGRDPLELIDEIESELGLTCWPVNWPIGSGDRFRGVIDRRSRDVILFARAERGRQATEQRLAAGSPELADLVEPELLAQALEELELLDGAGADLDLELVHAGELSPVYFGSAMTNFGVRPFLDAFLELAQRPVARSSHDGPVDPLRPEFSGFVFKLQANMDPRHRDRIAFVRVCSGHFEKDMTVRHARSGRSIRLSRPQKLFGQDREVVEDAYPGDVIGLNNPGMFAIGDTLYVGARVEYEGIPCFSPEIFAWLRNPNPSAFKSFRKGVNELREEGAVQILYDTDASKRDPILAAVGQLQMEVVQYRLQNEYGVETRLEPLGFTVARWVTGGWPALERVGRIFNCKTVRDAWDRPVLLFKNEWNLNQLKEDHPELGLSAVAPVVSGVEPIAI, encoded by the coding sequence ATGACCAGCAGCAGCAGCACCAAGGAGGCCCTGAACGGGGCCGTGGACCCCGAGCAGCAGGCCCTGGCGGAGGCCGTGGCCCGGCGGCGCAATTTCGCGATCATTTCCCACCCCGACGCCGGCAAGACCACCCTCACCGAAAAGCTGCTGCTCTACGGCGGTGCCATCCAGCAGGCCGGGGCGGTGAAGGCCAAGGGCGAGCAGCGCAAGGTGACCTCCGACTGGATGGAGCTGGAGAAGCAGCGCGGCATCTCGATCACCTCCACCGTGCTCCAGTTCGACTACGACGGCAGCACGATCAACCTGCTCGACACCCCCGGCCACCAGGACTTCTCCGAAGACACCTACCGCACCCTGGCGGCCGCCGACAACGCGGTGATGCTCGAGGACGCCGCCAAGGGCCTCGAGCCCCAGACCCGCAAGCTGTTCGAGGTCTGCCGCATGCGGCGGATTCCGATCTTCACCTTCATCAACAAGATGGACCGTCCGGGGCGTGACCCCCTGGAGCTGATCGATGAGATCGAGAGCGAGCTGGGCCTCACCTGCTGGCCGGTGAACTGGCCGATCGGCAGCGGCGACCGCTTCCGAGGCGTGATCGACCGCCGCAGCCGCGATGTGATCCTGTTCGCCCGCGCCGAGCGGGGCCGCCAGGCCACCGAGCAGCGTCTGGCCGCCGGCAGCCCCGAACTGGCCGATCTGGTGGAGCCCGAGCTCCTGGCTCAGGCCCTCGAGGAACTGGAGCTGCTCGATGGCGCCGGTGCCGACCTCGACCTGGAACTGGTCCATGCCGGTGAGCTCTCGCCGGTGTACTTCGGCTCGGCGATGACCAACTTCGGCGTGCGCCCCTTCCTCGATGCCTTCCTGGAACTGGCCCAGCGGCCCGTGGCCCGCAGCAGCCACGACGGCCCCGTCGACCCCCTGCGGCCCGAGTTCAGCGGCTTCGTCTTCAAGCTGCAGGCCAACATGGATCCCCGCCACCGCGACCGCATCGCCTTCGTGCGCGTCTGCTCCGGCCATTTCGAGAAGGACATGACCGTGCGTCATGCCCGCAGCGGCCGCAGCATCCGTCTCTCGCGCCCCCAGAAGCTCTTCGGCCAGGACCGGGAAGTGGTCGAGGACGCCTACCCCGGCGACGTGATCGGCCTCAACAACCCCGGCATGTTCGCCATCGGCGACACCCTCTACGTCGGCGCCCGGGTGGAGTACGAGGGCATCCCCTGCTTCAGCCCGGAGATCTTCGCCTGGTTGCGCAACCCCAATCCCTCGGCCTTCAAGAGCTTCCGCAAGGGGGTCAACGAACTGCGCGAGGAGGGGGCCGTGCAGATCCTCTACGACACCGACGCCAGCAAGCGCGATCCGATCCTGGCGGCGGTGGGCCAGCTGCAGATGGAGGTGGTGCAGTACCGCCTCCAGAACGAGTACGGCGTCGAGACGCGGCTGGAGCCGCTGGGCTTCACCGTGGCGCGCTGGGTCACCGGCGGCTGGCCGGCCCTGGAGCGCGTGGGCCGCATCTTCAACTGCAAGACCGTGCGCGACGCCTGGGACCGGCCGGTGCTGCTGTTCAAGAACGAGTGGAACCTCAACCAGCTCAAGGAGGATCACCCCGAGCTCGGGCTCAGCGCCGTCGCGCCGGTGGTGAGCGGCGTCGAACCGATCGCGATCTGA
- the nrdJ gene encoding ribonucleoside-triphosphate reductase, adenosylcobalamin-dependent — MRLQGGQIGAHGLLEPDFPATAPAANPVFYRTYSRRTAGGRESWHQVSERNLEGLRQLGHLDAQEVELIRRMQKHQQALPSGRWLWIGGTPWIEQRHNFSGAYNCTSTNLIDWEAFGLMMDLAMMGCGTGAIIEPHLIERLPLVRNRLVIESVTPIGLTPAGARQEATSHTVEGQRVAIKVGDTRRGWVDSYQLLLELCSDERFEAGSPIRVSVDLSDVRPVGETLKGFGGMANPVKLGDLYGRVAQILNKAIGRRLTSVECCLLIDEAAVTIVAGNIRRSAGMRQFAAEDLSAAGAKENLWQQDAEGNWSIDPERDALRMANHTRVFHSRPTKEVVLEAVVKQFQSGEGAIQFAPEAIARSNADLLPTPELRGEFIDIYVDQGREEAGRWLQLHHPEISASELEHRLGRYGLNPCGEILGADFHCNLAEIHLNRIDPADHQAQADAFRAGGLAVACLLNHDFEVERYRQSRAWDPIVGVSFTGLFDFFVHAFGTPWLRWWEQGRPETEEGLAFKAREAEYLSRWKQIVNEAVWDYCDRHNLRRPNRCTTVQPAGTKSLLTGASPGWHPPKAQRFIRRITFRKNDPVALACMDYGYTIVPSQSDKDENGRLLDDPFDPRCGEWLVEIPTEVSWANIPGADAVEINNFSALAQFDFYMQVQKHYTAHNTSATVEFRENEIEPLAEAIYKAIDEGEGYISAALLARFDANATFPRLPFEPIDQATYTRLQQEVLARRRTADFFEALQRYDQGELMEAGPAGCDSDKCLLPLAKPAS; from the coding sequence GTGAGGCTCCAGGGCGGCCAGATCGGTGCCCATGGCCTGCTGGAGCCCGATTTCCCGGCCACCGCGCCGGCGGCGAACCCGGTCTTCTACCGCACCTATTCCCGCCGCACCGCGGGCGGCCGCGAGAGCTGGCACCAGGTTTCCGAGCGCAACCTCGAGGGGCTGCGTCAGCTCGGTCATCTCGATGCGCAGGAGGTGGAGCTGATCCGGCGCATGCAGAAGCACCAGCAGGCCCTGCCTTCGGGGCGCTGGCTCTGGATCGGCGGCACCCCCTGGATCGAGCAGCGCCACAATTTCTCCGGCGCCTACAACTGCACCTCCACCAACCTGATCGACTGGGAAGCCTTCGGTCTGATGATGGACCTGGCGATGATGGGTTGCGGCACCGGCGCCATCATCGAGCCGCACCTGATCGAGCGCCTGCCGCTGGTGCGCAACCGGCTGGTGATCGAGAGCGTGACGCCGATCGGCCTCACCCCCGCCGGCGCGCGCCAGGAGGCCACCAGCCACACGGTGGAGGGGCAGCGGGTGGCGATCAAGGTGGGTGACACCCGCCGCGGCTGGGTCGACAGCTACCAGCTGCTGCTCGAACTCTGCAGCGACGAGCGCTTCGAGGCCGGCAGCCCGATCCGGGTGAGCGTGGATCTCTCCGATGTGCGGCCGGTGGGTGAAACGCTCAAGGGCTTCGGCGGCATGGCGAATCCTGTCAAGCTGGGCGACCTCTACGGCCGCGTGGCCCAGATCCTCAACAAGGCCATCGGCCGCCGGCTCACCTCGGTGGAGTGCTGCCTGCTGATCGATGAGGCGGCGGTCACGATCGTGGCCGGCAACATCCGCCGCAGCGCCGGCATGCGCCAGTTCGCCGCCGAGGATCTCTCCGCCGCCGGCGCCAAGGAGAACCTCTGGCAGCAGGACGCTGAGGGCAACTGGAGCATCGATCCCGAGCGCGATGCGCTGCGGATGGCCAACCACACCCGGGTGTTCCACAGCCGCCCCACGAAGGAGGTGGTGCTCGAGGCGGTGGTCAAGCAGTTCCAGAGCGGGGAAGGGGCGATCCAGTTCGCCCCCGAAGCGATCGCCCGCTCCAATGCCGATCTGCTGCCCACCCCTGAGCTGCGCGGTGAGTTCATCGACATCTACGTGGACCAGGGCCGCGAGGAGGCCGGCCGCTGGCTGCAACTGCATCACCCCGAGATCAGCGCCTCCGAGCTGGAGCACCGGCTCGGGCGCTACGGGCTGAATCCCTGCGGCGAGATCCTCGGCGCTGATTTCCACTGCAACCTGGCCGAAATCCACCTGAACCGGATCGATCCGGCGGATCACCAGGCCCAGGCCGATGCCTTCAGGGCCGGTGGGCTGGCGGTGGCCTGCCTGCTCAACCACGACTTCGAAGTGGAGCGCTACCGCCAGAGCCGGGCCTGGGATCCGATCGTGGGGGTGAGCTTCACGGGTCTGTTCGACTTCTTCGTGCATGCCTTCGGCACGCCCTGGCTGCGCTGGTGGGAGCAGGGCCGACCTGAAACCGAGGAGGGCCTGGCCTTCAAAGCCCGGGAAGCCGAGTACCTGAGCCGCTGGAAGCAGATCGTGAACGAGGCGGTGTGGGACTACTGCGACCGCCATAACCTGCGTCGCCCCAACCGCTGCACCACCGTGCAACCGGCCGGCACCAAGAGCCTGCTCACCGGCGCCAGCCCCGGCTGGCATCCGCCCAAGGCGCAGCGCTTCATCCGCCGCATCACCTTCCGCAAGAACGATCCGGTGGCGCTGGCCTGCATGGATTACGGCTACACGATCGTGCCCAGCCAGTCGGACAAGGACGAGAACGGACGGCTGCTGGATGATCCCTTCGATCCACGCTGCGGCGAATGGCTGGTGGAGATCCCCACCGAGGTGAGCTGGGCGAACATCCCCGGCGCTGATGCGGTGGAGATCAACAACTTCTCGGCTCTGGCCCAGTTCGACTTCTACATGCAGGTGCAGAAGCACTACACGGCCCACAACACCTCCGCCACGGTGGAGTTCCGCGAGAACGAGATCGAGCCGCTGGCCGAAGCGATCTACAAGGCGATCGATGAGGGCGAGGGCTACATCTCGGCGGCGCTGCTGGCCCGCTTCGATGCCAATGCCACCTTCCCGCGGCTGCCGTTCGAGCCGATCGATCAGGCCACCTACACCCGGCTGCAGCAGGAGGTGCTGGCCCGCCGGCGCACGGCTGATTTCTTCGAGGCGCTGCAGCGTTACGACCAGGGTGAACTGATGGAAGCTGGTCCTGCCGGTTGCGATTCCGACAAGTGCCTCCTTCCCCTGGCCAAACCAGCCTCATGA